The Lactuca sativa cultivar Salinas chromosome 2, Lsat_Salinas_v11, whole genome shotgun sequence genome includes a window with the following:
- the LOC111899769 gene encoding NAC domain-containing protein 53, which yields MAVVLDSVTPAPTTASSLAPGFRFHPTDEELVRYYLRRKICGKPFRFDAISDVDVYKVEPWDLPGLSRLKSRDLEWYFFSVLDKKYGNGSRTNRATDKGYWKTTGKDRSVYHRSQLVGMKKTLVYHIGRAPKGERTNWVMHEYRLIDQELEKAGIIQDSFVLCRIFRKSGSGPKNGEQYGAPFVEEEWEDDELVMVPKQEFAEDFPVDDDDAYLDANDLEQILGSDTPDKVAPLPLDLHDGDNLSSADVSTEMIEDHPQKLLMDEGENQHQAEKEDGPKLFDLPVQNEMDPKSVKHEYIGETNNASDFDVDYLLDEPFFDASTGDFQFDASSFLEADDLKNEVKTEPGLEMFDEYTSFINPTNNLEYTFDSIDNEDILPESSLILENANEDTHDAIEATQQFFEGQNCNIAPAKVEQPDLATGNNVASSSGQEHQDSAPHEANEASQQPFEEFAYPFLQRASYMLGNISAPPAFASEYPSKYLAAAASQASTSVRVTTGMIRIRDVSFTGTKLDWSLGKNGHLDIVLSLRLDQDQNQNQSVVGKGHSGVSRSWFFCLFLCIMVVSLSSQISSLICPRSYMS from the exons ATGGCAGTGGTGCTTGATTCGGTAACACCGGCTCCAACAACGGCTTCCTCTCTCGCTCCTGGGTTTAGGTTTCATCCAACGGATGAAGAACTTGTACGGTATTATCTGAGGCGTAAGATTTGCGGCAAACCCTTCCGATTTGACGCTATTTCTGATGTTGATGTCTACAAAGTCGAACCTTGGGATCTTCCAG GTCTGTCCAGGCTTAAGAGCAGAGATCTGGAATGGTACTTTTTCAGTGTCCTGGATAAGAAGTATGGGAATGGGTCACGTACAAATCGAGCAACTGATAAAGGGTACTGGAAGACAACTGGGAAAGACAGGTCTGTTTACCATAGGTCTCAACTGGTTGGCATGAAAAAAACTCTGGTGTATCATATTGGTCGGGCTCCAAAGGGAGAGAGGACAAACTGGGTTATGCATGAATACAGACTCATTGATCAGGAGTTGGAAAAAGCTGGAATTATCCAG GACTCATTTGTCCTTTGTAGAATCTTCCGGAAGAGTGGTTCTGGACCTAAAAATGGTGAACAGTATGGGGCACCATTTGTTGAGGAGGAATGGGAGGATGATGAACTGGTAATGGTCCCCAAGCAGGAGTTTGCTGAAGATTTTcctgttgatgatgatgatgcctaCTTAGATGCAAATGACCTTGAACAG ATTCTTGGCTCAGACACACCAGACAAAGTTGCTCCTCTTCCATTGGACTTGCATGATGGTGATAATCTCAGCAGTGCTGACGTGTCTACAGAAATGATCGAAGACCACCCTCAAAAGTTGTTGATGGATGAGGGTGAGAATCAACATCAAGCTGAGAAAGAAGATGGGCCTAAGTTGTTTGATTTGCCTGTGCAGAATGAGATGGATCCAAAATCTGTGAAGCATGAATACATTGGTGAAACAAACAATGCCTCAGATTTTGATGTGGATTACCTGCTTGATGAGCCCTTTTTTGATGCTTCTACTGGTGACTTTCAGTTTGATGCAAGTTCATTCCTTGAAGCAGATGATCTTAAAAACGAAGTCAAAACAGAACCTGGCCTTGAAATGTTTGATGAATATACTTCATTTATTAATCCAACGAATAACTTGGAATACACTTTTGATTCAATAGACAACGAGGATATTCTCCCTGAATCATCCCTCATTCTTGAG AATGCAAACGAAGATACCCACGATGCGATTGAAGCTACCCAGCAATTCTTTGAAGGGCAGAACTGTAATATTGCTCCAGCAAAGGTAGAGCAACCAGATTTGGCAACAGGCAACAATGTTGCCTCCTCTTCAGGCCAAGAACATCAAGATTCAGCACCTCACGAGGCAAATGAAGCAAGCCAACAACCGTTTGAAG AGTTTGCATACCCGTTTCTCCAGAGGGCGAGTTACATGCTGGGGAACATATCTGCACCACCAGCATTTGCATCAGAGTATCCTTCAAAGTATTTGGCAGCTGCTGCTTCACAAGCTTCAACATCAGTTCGGGTGACCACTGGAATGATCCGTATAAGAGACGTTTCTTTCACAGGGACCAAACTGGACTGGTCATTGGGGAAGAATGGTCATCTGGACATTGTTCTCTCATTGAGGTTGGATCaagatcaaaatcaaaatcaaagtgTTGTTGGAAAGGGGCATTCCGGTGTTTCCAGGAGTTGGTTTTTTTGCCTGTTTCTGTGCATCATGGTTGTTTCGTTGAGCTCCCAGATCAGCAGTCTCATCTGTCCAAGGTCATACATGAGCTGA
- the LOC111899766 gene encoding probable CoA ligase CCL5, which translates to MDTLEEVSPVSRFRPSGEKNNSGFDPQTGIYHSLLQLGTNNKIPTTPYLDTATFVLSQFPKSDQAESRVALIDLATNQRATYGQLKRSIYSLATGLHHGLGIRKGDVVFLLSPNSILYPTICLAVFLIGGVLTTANPLNTKSEITKQVLDSGATLAVVAPGEEHKLVSTNVPILLTSRPSSGDELSVEELIDGCEPMELPETRSAQSDTAAILYSSGTTGVSKGVVLTHANFISVMTLLKWSVDNMSANNDVFLCFIPMFHIYGLAFFGLGLFCSGTTTVLMKKYEFQGMLEAIHTHKVNNIPAVPPVILSLVKHDGGGYDLSSLRRVGSGAAPLSKELVDRFRARFPWVALRPGYGLTESCGAATLFVSNEEAKTHLAGSGGLLPSFCAKVVDFETGVAMPPYKEGELWLKGPTVMKGYLGNEEATAATINSDGWLRTGDLCYFDEDGCLYVVDRIKELIKHNGYQVAPAELEAVLLSHPEILDAAVIPLEDEEAGEIPMAYVVRAAGCQLSEDQVIKFVASQVAPFKKVRKVSFINEIPKSAAGKILRKDLVAQSKPKLKSKL; encoded by the exons ATGGACACCTTGGAGGAAGTATCACCTGTTAGCCGATTTCGGCCCTCAGGAGAAAAAAACAACAGTGGGTTCGATCCCCAGACAGGGATCTACCACTCGTTGTTGCAACTTGGGACCAACAACAAGATCCCGACCACTCCTTACCTCGATACAGCTACATTTGTGTTGTCACAGTTCCCAAAATCAGACCAAGCCGAATCACGAGTAGCTCTTATCGACTTGGCTACAAACCAGCGAGCCACCTACGGTCAACTTAAACGATCAATCTACTCGTTAGCAACCGGGTTGCACCACGGCCTTGGTATCCGTAAGGGGGATGTCGTCTTTTTGTTATCACCAAACTCAATCCTCTACCCAACCATATGTCTAGCCGTGTTTTTAATCGGCGGGGTCCTCACCACGGCTAATCCGCTTAACACCAAGTCAGAAATAACCAAACAAGTGCTCGACTCGGGTGCGACATTGGCCGTTGTGGCTCCCGGGGAGGAGCATAAGTTGGTGTCAACTAATGTACCTATCCTACTGACCTCTCGTCCCTCTAGCGGGGACGAGTTGTCTGTAGAAGAACTTATCGACGGCTGTGAGCCGATGGAGTTGCCCGAAACCCGGTCAGCTCAGTCGGATACGGCGGCGATACTGTATTCCTCAGGGACGACCGGAGTGAGTAAAGGAGTTGTTTTAACACATGCAAATTTCATTTCAGTCATGACACTCTTAAAATGGTCGGTCGACAACATGTCGGCTAACAACGATGTTTTCTTATGTTTCATACCAATGTTTCATATCTACGGTCTCGCGTTTTTCGGTTTGGGGTTGTTTTGTTCAGGTACTACAACGGTTTTAATGAAAAAATATGAGTTTCAAGGTATGTTAGAAGCTATACACACTCATAAAGTCAACAACATTCCGGCAGTTCCTCCGGTGATACTAAGTCTGGTCAAACATGATGGAGGTGGGTATGATTTATCATCTTTGAGACGGGTGGGGTCTGGAGCTGCACCGTTGAGTAAGGAGTTGGTGGACCGGTTTAGGGCTAGGTTTCCGTGGGTGGCTCTTAGGCCGGGGTATGGGCTGACCGAGAGCTGTGGGGCAGCGACTTTATTTGTTAGTAATGAAGAGGCGAAGACTCATCTGGCTGGTTCGGGCGGTTTGCTACCGAGTTTTTGTGCTAAGGTGGTTGATTTTGAAACGGGGGTTGCTATGCCGCCTTATAAGGAAGGTGAATTGTGGCTGAAGGGACCCACAGTGATGAAAGGTTATTTGGGAAATGAAGAGGCCACGGCTGCAACTATTAACTCGGATGGGTGGTTGAGGACTGGAGATCTTTGTTATTTTGATGAAGATGGGTGTCTTTATGTTGTTGATAGGATAAAGGAGCTCATTAAACATAATGGGTATCAG GTAGCTCCAGCCGAACTTGAAGCCGTGCTATTGAGCCATCCCGAAATACTGGATGCAGCAGTCATACC ACTTGAAGATGAAGAGGCAGGAGAGATACCCATGGCATATGTGGTGAGAGCAGCTGGATGTCAACTCAGTGAAGACCAAGTTATTAAATTTGTTGCCAGTCAG GTGGCTCCATTCAAGAAGGTGAGGAAAGTTTCCTTCATAAACGAAATACCAAAGTCTGCTGCAGGCAAGATATTGCGAAAGGATTTAGTGGCACAAAGCAAACCGAAACTCAAATCCAAGCTTTGA
- the LOC111899767 gene encoding acyl-CoA-binding domain-containing protein 6 translates to MGTESVNWHSVLDCDQWVALPVAGQRPSARYKHAAVVADEKLYIVGGSRNGRYLSDVQAFDLKNLSWSTIKVSTTLESEIFPAVSGHSMVKWGNKLLLLGGHSKDTSDNVTVRFIDLESHVCGTLEATGKVPEARGGQSVSLVGSKLIMFGGEDKKRRLMNDVHVLDLETLTWNVVETIQTPPAPRFDHTAAVHANRYLLIFGGCSHSIFFNDLHVLDLETLEWSQPEIQGDLVSPRAGHAGVSIDENWYIVGGGDNKSGALETLVMDMSKLVISTLTNVKGRDPLASEGLSVSSVLIDGEHYLVAFGGYNGKYSNEVFVMRPKPKDSKHPKIFQSPAAAAAAASVTAAYALAKSESLEFTTMDSKPKVDLSVEVNMIKGEKKTLESSVTEVKAVNSSLMEKLEECNGAHVDLSMELHSVKGQLASERSRCAELEAQIFDLQKMLSSMESIEQEVQTLRSEKSAIEHDMEVSVTDEKQGSGGGGVWRWIAG, encoded by the exons ATGGGAACAGAAAGTGTCAATTGGCATTCAGTTTTAGATTGTGACCAATGGGTTGCCCTCCCAGTAGCTGGGCAACGACCATCAGCCCGCTATAAG CATGCTGCAGTTGTTGCTGATGAAAAGTTATACATTGTTGGTGGAAGTCGTAATGGGAGATACTTATCTGATGTTCAG GCATTTGATCTGAAAAACTTAAGTTGGTCCACAATTAAAGTAAGCACAACATTAGAATCTGAAATTTTCCCTGCTGTATCTGGTCATAGTATGGTTAAGTGGGGAAACAAACTCCTCCTTCTTGGTGGCCACTCAAAGGATACCTCTGATAATGTGACAG TGCGTTTCATTGATCTTGAATCACATGTATGTGGGACACTGGAAGCCACAGGAAAAGTTCCGGAAGCTCGTGGTGGACAATCTGTTTCATTGGTTGGTTCAAAACTCATAATGTTTGGTGGAGAAGACAAAAAGAGAAGACTTATGAatgatgttcatgttcttgatcttgagACATTAACATGGAATGTTGTTGAGACTAT ACAGACTCCTCCAGCTCCCAGATTTGATCATACAGCTGCAGTGCATGCAAACCGTTACCTTCTAATATTTGGTGGCTGTTCTCATTCAATTTTCTTTAATGATCTACACGTGTTGGATTTGGAAACA TTAGAATGGTCCCAACCAGAAATTCAAGGTGATTTGGTGTCTCCTAGGGCAGGCCATGCTGGCGTCTCTATTGATGAAAATTGGTATATTGTTGGTGGTGGCGATAATAAAAGTG GTGCCTTGGAGACATTGGTGATGGATATGTCAAAACTTGTTATCTCAACATTGACAAATGTGAAGGGAAGAGATCCACTCGCCAGCGAG GGGCTGTCTGTATCATCAGTGTTAATAGATGGTGAACACTATTTGGTTGCTTTTGGGGGGTATAATGGGAAATATAGCAATGAGGTATTTGTGATGAGACCAAAACCAAAGGATTCTAAACATCCAAAGATCTTTCAGTCGCCAGCAGCTGCAGCAGCAGCAGCTTCGGTAACTGCAGCATATGCCCTAGCCAAATCTGAAAGCTTAGAGTTCACAACCATGGATTCAAAACCTAAAGTGGATCTTTCAGTTGAAGTTAATATGATCAAAGGAGAGAAAAAAACATTGGAATCGTCAGTTACCGAGGTCAAAGCAGTAAATTCCAGTCTAATGGAAAAACTTGAGGAATGTAATGGTGCTCATGTTGACTTATCCATGGAATTGCATTCTGTTAAAGGCCAATTGGCTTCTGAAAGATCAAGatgtgctgaactagag GCACAGATCTTCGATCTACAGAAGATGTTATCATCAATGGAGTCCATTGAGCAAGAGGTTCAAACACTTCGCTCTGAAAAATCAGCAATAGAGCATGATATGGAAGTTTCTGTGACTGATGAAAAGCAAGGTTCAGGTGGAGGTGGAGTCTGGAGATGGATAGCTGGATAA